From a region of the Terriglobales bacterium genome:
- a CDS encoding antibiotic biosynthesis monooxygenase family protein: MNEPALPPEERSFVVLSLFTCEPEQRPRFLELAQDFLVSQVRFQPDLRSIELFADESGEHIVSLARWKDRAAFEAFKQSPSGHEVTSVGLALRPKVFFLQAEASFPQAAERVLQRARF, translated from the coding sequence ATGAATGAACCGGCACTTCCGCCCGAGGAACGCTCCTTCGTAGTCCTCTCCCTGTTCACCTGCGAGCCCGAGCAGCGACCCCGGTTCCTGGAGCTGGCGCAAGACTTCCTGGTCAGCCAAGTCCGCTTCCAGCCGGACCTACGCTCCATCGAGCTCTTCGCGGACGAGAGCGGCGAGCACATCGTCAGCCTGGCGCGCTGGAAGGACCGGGCCGCCTTCGAGGCCTTCAAGCAGAGTCCCAGCGGCCACGAGGTCACGAGCGTGGGCCTGGCGCTCCGGCCCAAGGTCTTCTTTCTGCAGGCGGAAGCCTCGTTCCCCCAGGCAGCGGAGCGCGTTCTGCAGCGCGCGC